A region from the Sulfurospirillum oryzae genome encodes:
- a CDS encoding HAD-IIA family hydrolase, translating into MNYLIDVQGTLIDDVNKRPIEGAIAFIDSLNKAKIPYVVITNNTKVSSVEFHQFLCNLGFSIPKNNYLDPFMALEKVLHVKAIRSFGSEEFIRVMNTLGYDQKAQKPEAVVIASKKDFDANDYASMIELVLGGAKIIGMHATSIYAKDKRRYPGVGAILEMLHYATGSEYSVVGKPSTLFYTEALKLLQKQADVKNFDEVTIVSDDAIGDLLGAKKLGMKTILVLSGKCQSEQEVLHVKTSLDVIVPTIGHIKGE; encoded by the coding sequence ATGAACTATTTGATTGATGTGCAAGGCACACTGATTGATGATGTTAATAAAAGACCAATAGAAGGTGCAATTGCGTTTATTGATAGTCTTAATAAAGCAAAAATTCCGTATGTTGTGATTACCAATAACACCAAAGTATCAAGTGTAGAATTTCATCAATTTTTGTGCAATTTAGGATTTAGTATTCCTAAAAATAACTATCTTGATCCCTTTATGGCGTTAGAGAAAGTTTTACATGTAAAGGCTATTCGTAGCTTTGGATCTGAAGAATTTATTCGTGTCATGAACACGTTAGGTTATGATCAAAAAGCGCAAAAGCCTGAAGCCGTTGTTATTGCAAGTAAAAAAGATTTTGACGCAAATGATTATGCAAGCATGATAGAACTTGTTTTGGGCGGAGCAAAGATTATAGGAATGCATGCAACAAGCATTTATGCTAAAGATAAGCGACGCTATCCAGGAGTGGGAGCCATTTTAGAGATGCTACATTACGCTACGGGATCTGAATATAGCGTTGTGGGAAAACCAAGTACACTTTTTTACACGGAAGCCTTAAAGCTTTTACAAAAGCAAGCGGATGTGAAAAATTTTGATGAAGTGACCATTGTCAGCGATGATGCCATTGGCGATCTTTTAGGTGCTAAAAAACTTGGTATGAAGACTATTTTAGTTCTCAGTGGCAAATGTCAAAGTGAGCAAGAAGTTTTACATGTAAAAACTTCTTTGGATGTAATTGTGCCTACCATTGGGCATATTAAAGGCGAATAA
- the lysA gene encoding diaminopimelate decarboxylase — MAKFSALAQKYGTPLYVYDFDTIAQKFSSLKEVFKARKSLICFAVKSNSNLSVLKHMANLGAGCDCVSIGEVKRALYAGIPKYKIIFSGVGKRDDEIEEALANDILMINLESEEEMNRVEMIAQKLGVVARISIRVNPNIDPKTHPYISTGLHENKFGVDLESAKRMYIHAKNAACLDPVGIHFHIGSQITEVEPFREAALVLANLLRNLKALNIDIKFFDVGGGIGIQYKDEETIALYEYAQSIFSALSGLDVTLVCEPGRYLVGDCGYFLTKVLYEKHNGFKRFVIVDGAMNDLIRPSLYQAYHAIEVEGKEGKETTVCDVVGPICESGDFFAKNIELPALEHDDLLIVKSAGAYGFTMSSNYNTRTRVAEVALEKGEDRLIRQRESFDDLIALEKAYV; from the coding sequence ATGGCGAAATTCTCTGCATTAGCACAAAAATATGGTACTCCTTTATACGTTTATGATTTTGATACCATTGCTCAAAAGTTTTCATCTCTCAAAGAGGTCTTTAAAGCACGCAAATCTCTTATTTGCTTTGCCGTAAAATCAAATTCAAATCTTTCTGTTTTAAAACACATGGCAAACCTAGGGGCTGGGTGTGATTGTGTTTCCATTGGTGAAGTCAAGCGCGCTTTATATGCGGGTATTCCAAAATATAAAATTATTTTTAGCGGTGTGGGTAAAAGAGACGATGAGATCGAGGAAGCACTTGCTAATGATATTTTGATGATTAACCTTGAGAGCGAAGAAGAGATGAATCGCGTTGAGATGATCGCTCAAAAATTGGGTGTGGTTGCTCGTATTAGTATTCGCGTCAATCCAAATATCGATCCTAAAACACATCCGTATATCTCAACAGGACTTCACGAAAATAAATTTGGTGTGGATTTAGAGAGTGCAAAACGTATGTATATTCATGCGAAAAATGCGGCTTGCCTTGATCCTGTGGGTATTCATTTTCACATTGGTAGCCAGATTACTGAGGTTGAGCCATTTAGAGAAGCAGCACTTGTTTTAGCAAACCTATTGCGAAACCTTAAAGCTTTAAATATTGACATTAAGTTTTTTGATGTAGGTGGTGGTATAGGAATTCAGTACAAAGACGAAGAAACCATTGCTCTTTATGAGTATGCACAGTCAATCTTTAGTGCGTTGAGCGGTCTTGATGTGACACTCGTGTGCGAACCAGGTCGTTATTTGGTTGGAGATTGCGGATATTTTTTAACAAAAGTGCTTTATGAAAAACACAATGGATTTAAACGTTTTGTGATCGTTGATGGTGCTATGAACGATCTTATTCGCCCAAGTCTTTATCAGGCGTATCATGCCATAGAAGTTGAGGGTAAAGAAGGGAAAGAGACAACGGTTTGCGATGTTGTTGGACCTATTTGTGAGAGTGGTGACTTTTTTGCGAAAAACATTGAATTACCAGCTCTTGAGCATGATGATTTGTTGATTGTAAAAAGTGCTGGTGCGTATGGATTTACGATGAGCAGTAACTACAATACCCGTACGCGTGTGGCTGAGGTGGCACTCGAAAAGGGAGAAGATCGCCTGATTCGCCAACGTGAAAGTTTTGATGATTTGATTGCGTTGGAAAAAGCGTACGTATGA
- a CDS encoding LptF/LptG family permease, which yields MKLFEKYIVKNYLKNFFVIFIALDLFYVGVDLLTNYNNIPDSANLQILYALFQGMNAVNYVLPLSIVFGMIVTYFSMIKSNELICMYASSISKKALVRPFFIASLGLTMVYIGLNCTEFAYANEYSSNLKKYNRISNSSEDLFLKNNNQYVYFKKLDPLKQVGYDVTIFEVDNVDLTKIIRASVASFIDNHWILEHVSIVYKPHVSSLDDPGFRTENVEKLKMMENFKPKIMDNIYQSEYALSIMDGIDALHFFGDQGVNTSKIKATLFYQIFFPFFAPFLIVILYYKAPMMGRYFNMALIASSFAFVTLVTWSGLFLLSRLSANGVVISEIAILLPIVLLFFTALHFYAKR from the coding sequence ATGAAACTTTTTGAGAAATATATTGTTAAAAATTATCTCAAAAATTTCTTTGTTATTTTTATAGCGCTTGATCTCTTCTATGTGGGTGTTGATCTCCTGACCAACTACAATAATATTCCAGATTCTGCCAATTTACAGATACTTTATGCTCTTTTTCAAGGCATGAATGCTGTCAATTACGTGCTTCCTCTCTCCATCGTTTTTGGTATGATTGTGACGTACTTTAGCATGATTAAATCAAATGAGCTTATTTGTATGTATGCATCAAGCATTAGCAAAAAAGCACTCGTTCGTCCTTTTTTTATTGCGTCTTTAGGGCTTACAATGGTTTATATTGGGCTAAATTGTACTGAATTTGCTTATGCGAATGAGTACAGTTCAAACCTTAAAAAATACAACCGTATTTCCAATAGCTCCGAAGACCTTTTCTTAAAAAACAATAATCAATATGTCTATTTTAAAAAACTTGATCCATTAAAACAAGTGGGATATGATGTGACAATTTTTGAAGTGGACAATGTCGATTTGACGAAAATTATTCGTGCCTCTGTTGCTTCATTTATCGATAATCACTGGATTTTAGAGCATGTAAGCATTGTCTATAAGCCGCATGTTTCATCATTGGACGATCCGGGATTTCGCACAGAAAATGTAGAAAAACTCAAAATGATGGAGAATTTTAAACCTAAAATTATGGATAATATTTACCAAAGTGAGTATGCACTTTCTATCATGGACGGTATTGATGCATTGCACTTTTTTGGTGATCAAGGTGTTAATACAAGTAAGATTAAAGCCACACTTTTTTACCAGATATTTTTCCCATTTTTTGCTCCTTTCTTAATCGTGATTTTATATTATAAAGCCCCAATGATGGGACGCTATTTCAATATGGCACTCATTGCTTCTTCGTTTGCCTTTGTCACACTCGTTACGTGGAGCGGACTTTTCTTGCTGAGTCGTTTAAGTGCTAATGGTGTTGTCATTTCTGAAATTGCTATTTTATTGCCAATCGTGCTTCTTTTTTTTACGGCACTTCATTTTTACGCGAAACGCTAA
- the pth gene encoding aminoacyl-tRNA hydrolase, producing the protein MTLIVGLGNPDLQYKNNRHNVGFMVIDALLDDQTSCEKITKANFKGELFKAPSMLLLKPTTYMNLSGESVRAVDDYFKPDQIIVIHDDLDLPFGTVRFKIGGGHGGHNGLRSIDAHIGAEYIRVRIGIGKPSHKSDVAKYVLSDFSACQREFLPEILLHVKKSIKALLTNDLKEVSLQYSLKQTLCDGDNV; encoded by the coding sequence ATGACACTGATCGTAGGGCTTGGAAATCCAGACTTACAATACAAAAACAATCGGCATAATGTCGGTTTTATGGTCATCGATGCTCTGCTCGATGACCAAACTTCCTGTGAAAAAATCACCAAAGCAAATTTTAAAGGAGAGCTTTTTAAGGCTCCTTCAATGCTACTTCTCAAACCAACAACGTATATGAATCTCTCTGGAGAGAGTGTTCGTGCAGTTGATGACTACTTTAAACCCGATCAAATTATTGTAATTCATGATGATTTAGACCTGCCATTTGGAACCGTGCGTTTTAAAATAGGTGGTGGGCACGGTGGACATAATGGCCTCCGCTCCATTGATGCGCATATTGGGGCTGAGTATATAAGAGTACGCATCGGCATTGGTAAGCCCTCACATAAAAGCGATGTAGCAAAGTATGTGCTCTCTGATTTTTCAGCATGCCAAAGAGAATTTTTACCTGAAATTCTTTTACATGTAAAAAAAAGTATTAAAGCATTGCTCACGAACGATTTAAAAGAAGTTTCGCTACAATACTCCCTTAAACAAACATTGTGTGATGGGGATAACGTATGA
- a CDS encoding 50S ribosomal protein L25/general stress protein Ctc, which yields MLEGIIRDSIEKKATKALRRDGYLIANIYGKGEENINAAFKANEFIKAAKNKETLIFPVKVSGKEYNVVIQDYQKDPVNSNLLHVDLRIALPGVLTKYLVPVVLEGIPVGTKNKGVLIQSKKRLAVKCTAENLPNSFIVDVSGLDVGATVLVRDIQVPANVKVMDETRVSVAGVIKAK from the coding sequence ATGTTAGAAGGCATCATTAGAGATAGTATCGAAAAAAAGGCTACTAAAGCGCTTCGTAGAGATGGATATCTAATTGCAAACATTTACGGTAAGGGTGAAGAAAACATCAATGCTGCATTTAAAGCAAACGAATTTATCAAAGCAGCGAAGAATAAAGAGACTCTTATTTTCCCAGTGAAAGTATCTGGTAAAGAGTACAATGTTGTGATCCAAGATTACCAAAAAGATCCAGTAAACAGCAACCTTTTACATGTAGATTTACGTATAGCACTTCCAGGTGTTTTGACTAAATATTTGGTTCCTGTTGTTCTTGAAGGTATTCCAGTGGGCACAAAAAACAAAGGTGTTCTTATCCAATCTAAAAAACGTTTAGCGGTTAAATGTACAGCAGAAAACTTACCAAACAGCTTTATTGTTGACGTAAGTGGACTCGATGTTGGCGCTACTGTTTTGGTACGTGATATTCAAGTTCCAGCTAACGTAAAAGTAATGGATGAAACAAGAGTTTCTGTTGCCGGAGTTATTAAAGCGAAGTAA
- a CDS encoding type IV pilus twitching motility protein PilT yields the protein MQKEAVNVSELTFEMTKKLRFYLSKLVEHRGSDLHVKTGTTIRGRINGEIVSFSKEVLAYQDGLTLAKELLRSRFPELVEKKNIDFTFKLNDEYRFRVNMFFQVDGVSAVFRTIPMVLPTIESLHLPDIINSLCDLPRGLILVTGPTGCGKTTTLASMINRINKTQKKHIITIEDPVEFIYKDELCVVNQRAIGQDAISFSDALRAALREDPDVILVGEMRDLETIETAMHAAETGHLVLSTLHTVDAKETVGRIIGMFPGSEQNRIKMSLASVLQGVIAQRLVKTVDNGRTAAVEILVKNARIEALILEDRESEIPDAIKEGKDVYKTQTFDQALLGLYAEGKISRENAIQASTSRNDITMALDFYDADKTQKQTRKEDTRVSLRELKETDKDIIGLKQ from the coding sequence ATGCAAAAAGAGGCAGTAAACGTTAGTGAGCTTACGTTTGAGATGACCAAAAAGCTGAGATTTTATCTCAGTAAACTAGTAGAACATCGAGGAAGTGATTTACATGTAAAAACGGGAACAACGATTAGAGGACGAATTAACGGTGAAATTGTCTCTTTTTCCAAAGAAGTTCTCGCCTATCAAGATGGGCTCACTTTGGCAAAAGAGCTTTTGCGAAGTCGTTTTCCTGAATTAGTTGAGAAAAAAAATATCGACTTTACCTTTAAGCTCAACGATGAGTACCGTTTTCGTGTTAATATGTTCTTTCAAGTCGATGGTGTTTCAGCGGTTTTTAGAACGATTCCTATGGTACTTCCGACTATCGAGTCACTTCATCTGCCTGATATTATTAATTCACTCTGTGATCTTCCTCGTGGGCTTATCTTGGTAACAGGACCTACAGGATGTGGTAAAACAACGACATTGGCGTCGATGATTAACCGTATCAATAAGACACAAAAAAAACATATTATCACCATTGAAGATCCCGTAGAATTTATCTATAAAGATGAGTTATGTGTGGTCAATCAGCGTGCAATTGGGCAAGATGCTATCTCTTTTTCAGATGCTTTACGCGCCGCACTTCGTGAAGATCCCGATGTTATCTTAGTCGGTGAGATGCGCGATCTTGAGACCATTGAAACAGCGATGCATGCAGCTGAAACAGGTCACTTAGTCCTTTCGACACTGCATACGGTGGATGCTAAAGAGACGGTTGGCCGTATTATTGGAATGTTCCCTGGCAGTGAGCAAAATCGTATAAAAATGTCCTTGGCTTCAGTTTTGCAAGGCGTTATTGCCCAAAGACTTGTCAAAACAGTTGATAATGGACGAACAGCAGCAGTAGAAATTTTGGTTAAAAATGCCCGAATTGAAGCGTTGATTTTAGAAGATAGAGAGAGTGAAATTCCTGATGCGATCAAAGAAGGAAAAGATGTTTATAAAACGCAAACATTTGATCAAGCCCTTTTAGGATTGTATGCTGAGGGTAAAATTTCAAGAGAAAATGCTATTCAAGCTTCTACCAGTCGCAATGATATTACGATGGCTCTTGATTTTTATGATGCGGATAAAACTCAAAAACAGACACGTAAAGAAGATACACGTGTAAGTCTTAGAGAGCTTAAAGAGACCGATAAAGACATCATTGGATTAAAGCAGTAA
- a CDS encoding transaldolase has translation MYNNDLKFSLWCDFVERSFLEGEFGELIEKNIVNAATSNPSIFKSAFLGSPAYAEDKAKLQEKSAKEIYEALAIGDIQRAAKKLLPLYEKGDDGFISIEVDPFLCDDATETVEEGKRLFKAIGYPNVMIKVPATEEGFIAMEALLSEGINVNATLIFSDAQTKGCLEAFARANEILKQKGCSKLPQAVISIFVSRFDRKLDEQLKKLDFVTSRVGIMNAMRCYELIQSAHLPNVRALFASTGVKGDELSPDYYIKELLLENSINTAPLGTIKAFIASGKESFAVDLRSDWIENFFHSLAANSVDMKVVCDELMDEGLSAFKEAFVEILDELK, from the coding sequence ATGTATAACAATGATTTGAAATTTTCTTTGTGGTGTGATTTTGTTGAGCGTAGCTTTCTTGAAGGCGAATTTGGTGAATTGATCGAAAAAAATATTGTTAATGCGGCAACCAGTAATCCTTCGATTTTTAAGTCTGCCTTTTTAGGTTCACCCGCGTATGCTGAGGATAAGGCAAAGCTTCAGGAGAAATCTGCCAAAGAGATTTATGAAGCACTTGCCATTGGAGATATTCAGCGTGCGGCTAAAAAACTCTTGCCACTCTATGAAAAAGGGGATGATGGTTTTATTAGCATTGAAGTAGACCCTTTCTTGTGTGACGATGCTACTGAGACCGTTGAAGAAGGAAAGCGACTTTTTAAAGCGATTGGTTACCCCAATGTCATGATCAAAGTGCCTGCAACTGAGGAAGGCTTCATTGCAATGGAAGCACTTTTGAGTGAAGGCATTAACGTTAATGCAACGCTCATTTTTTCTGATGCGCAAACGAAAGGGTGTTTAGAGGCTTTTGCACGTGCGAATGAAATATTGAAACAAAAAGGTTGTTCCAAACTTCCTCAAGCGGTTATTAGCATTTTTGTGAGCCGTTTTGATCGTAAACTTGATGAGCAACTTAAAAAACTTGACTTTGTAACCTCCCGTGTAGGCATCATGAATGCGATGCGCTGCTATGAGTTGATTCAAAGTGCCCATTTGCCTAACGTGAGAGCATTGTTTGCCAGCACAGGCGTTAAAGGTGATGAGCTAAGTCCTGATTATTATATTAAAGAACTTTTGCTTGAAAATTCAATTAATACAGCACCTCTTGGTACCATTAAAGCCTTTATCGCTTCGGGTAAAGAGAGTTTTGCCGTTGATTTAAGATCAGATTGGATTGAAAACTTTTTTCACTCACTTGCTGCGAATAGTGTTGATATGAAAGTGGTGTGTGATGAATTAATGGATGAAGGCCTTAGTGCCTTTAAAGAGGCTTTTGTGGAGATTTTAGACGAACTCAAATAG
- the serB gene encoding phosphoserine phosphatase SerB codes for MKLCVFDFDSTLMDGETIDFLAKEHGVEKEVSMITEAAMRGELDFFESLTTRVGLLKGMNARKAEEICHALPLMKGAYETIAGLKAKGYTVIVFSGGFRIATTPAKEILGFDADFANVLHARDGHLSGLVGGDMMFGFSKGDMLRRVQNLLHVSYENTIAVGDGANDISMFECAAKKVAFCAKPILKNAANVVIDEKDMRNLLQFI; via the coding sequence ATGAAGTTGTGTGTTTTTGATTTTGATTCAACACTCATGGATGGTGAAACAATCGATTTTTTAGCAAAAGAACATGGTGTTGAAAAAGAAGTTTCAATGATTACGGAAGCTGCAATGCGTGGTGAGCTTGATTTTTTTGAGAGTTTAACAACACGTGTAGGGCTATTAAAAGGAATGAATGCAAGAAAAGCTGAAGAGATTTGTCATGCCCTCCCTTTGATGAAAGGAGCCTATGAGACGATTGCAGGGCTTAAAGCGAAAGGTTATACCGTCATTGTTTTCAGCGGCGGATTTCGTATTGCAACCACACCTGCGAAAGAAATTTTAGGATTCGATGCGGATTTTGCCAATGTATTGCATGCAAGGGATGGTCATTTAAGTGGACTTGTTGGGGGCGATATGATGTTTGGCTTTTCCAAAGGCGATATGCTCAGACGCGTGCAAAACCTTTTACATGTAAGTTATGAAAATACTATCGCTGTTGGCGATGGAGCAAATGATATCTCGATGTTTGAGTGTGCTGCTAAAAAAGTGGCATTTTGTGCAAAGCCGATTTTGAAAAATGCGGCGAATGTTGTGATCGATGAGAAAGATATGCGTAATCTTCTCCAATTTATTTAA
- a CDS encoding methylenetetrahydrofolate reductase, whose translation MTESFIEKLKHDAFLTLETTPMHEPTFEPIIEKIAQFELDTKVDGFSTTDNPLARLKYNALFGALKLQTRFAKPVIATMSMRDRNKVALQSDLLGANEYDLRTILCLTGDPASASDQPSLKGVFEGNSTLLLDMIQCFNAGIDYSGKPFKIQPKPIYPFSVCNAHANTPKNLMKKMATKVEHGAVGIITQPVYSVENAKMLLNLLKDAKTELNKEQSQTQLILGFFPIVKLRTAQFLAAHVPGIHVPPIWMDKLAHAKKISEEEERKVGFELSLNAFLELKKVHPKIHIMSANNFELVADLLKY comes from the coding sequence ATGACCGAATCTTTTATTGAAAAACTGAAACATGATGCCTTTTTAACACTCGAAACCACACCAATGCATGAACCAACTTTTGAGCCTATTATCGAAAAAATAGCTCAGTTTGAGTTAGATACTAAAGTCGATGGATTTAGCACCACCGACAACCCTCTAGCACGATTGAAGTATAATGCTCTTTTTGGCGCACTCAAACTTCAAACACGTTTTGCCAAGCCTGTGATTGCAACCATGAGTATGCGAGATCGCAATAAAGTAGCACTTCAGTCTGATCTTTTGGGCGCAAACGAGTACGATTTACGAACGATTCTCTGCCTTACAGGAGATCCTGCCAGTGCCAGTGACCAACCTTCGCTCAAAGGTGTTTTTGAGGGCAACAGTACGCTTCTTTTAGATATGATTCAATGCTTCAACGCAGGCATTGATTACTCAGGAAAGCCATTTAAAATACAGCCTAAGCCGATTTATCCCTTTTCCGTCTGCAACGCACATGCTAACACACCTAAAAATTTGATGAAAAAGATGGCAACGAAAGTGGAGCATGGGGCTGTTGGAATTATCACACAACCGGTATACAGCGTTGAAAATGCCAAAATGCTTTTAAATCTTTTAAAAGATGCCAAAACGGAATTGAACAAAGAGCAGAGTCAAACGCAACTTATTTTAGGATTTTTTCCGATTGTAAAACTGCGTACCGCTCAATTTTTAGCCGCACACGTTCCAGGCATTCATGTACCACCTATCTGGATGGACAAGCTTGCACACGCTAAAAAAATTAGTGAAGAAGAAGAGCGAAAAGTGGGTTTTGAACTTTCACTAAATGCCTTTTTAGAACTGAAAAAAGTACATCCGAAAATTCATATTATGAGTGCTAATAACTTTGAGCTTGTGGCAGATTTATTGAAATATTAA
- a CDS encoding chemotaxis protein CheW has translation MNDKLNQILQKQQQQVDEPHKKEDDVIQLVGFIIGQEEYAVPILSIQEIIKPIEYTRVPSVPTYILGVFNLRGSVIPLIDLRSKFKMDPVKVTEDTRYIVMKGKDNTAGFVIDRLTEAIRIKSSRIGPPPETIHAEKGLVYGIGMREENILTILKVEQLLKRDF, from the coding sequence ATGAACGATAAATTAAATCAAATTCTTCAAAAACAGCAACAACAAGTTGATGAGCCACACAAAAAAGAGGATGATGTTATTCAACTTGTTGGATTTATTATAGGACAAGAAGAGTATGCAGTACCCATTTTGAGTATTCAAGAGATTATCAAACCGATTGAATACACAAGGGTTCCGAGTGTGCCAACTTATATCTTGGGTGTTTTTAACTTAAGAGGAAGCGTTATCCCTTTGATTGATCTTAGAAGTAAGTTTAAGATGGATCCTGTCAAAGTAACCGAAGATACACGCTACATTGTGATGAAGGGCAAAGATAACACGGCTGGCTTTGTTATTGATCGTTTGACTGAGGCAATTCGCATTAAAAGTAGTCGTATTGGACCACCGCCTGAGACAATCCATGCTGAAAAAGGGTTGGTTTATGGAATTGGTATGCGCGAAGAAAATATCTTAACAATTTTAAAAGTTGAACAACTTTTAAAACGCGATTTTTAA